A window of candidate division KSB1 bacterium contains these coding sequences:
- a CDS encoding NifB/NifX family molybdenum-iron cluster-binding protein, with product MIDPRFGRAKYFMIFDSESGDITFLDNEQNLQSPSGAGIQSAQTIVNAGVDSLLTGHCGPKAFRALNAAGVSVYTHVQGDVTDAIEAFQTGKLQKADQADVEGHW from the coding sequence TTGATTGATCCGAGATTCGGACGCGCAAAATATTTCATGATATTTGATTCAGAGTCCGGGGATATTACTTTTCTCGATAATGAACAGAACTTACAGTCTCCTTCTGGAGCCGGGATACAGTCTGCTCAGACAATAGTTAATGCCGGGGTAGATTCTCTGTTGACCGGTCATTGTGGACCCAAGGCGTTTCGTGCTTTGAATGCTGCCGGTGTGTCTGTTTATACCCATGTACAGGGAGATGTGACCGATGCCATTGAAGCTTTTCAAACCGGTAAATTACAGAAAGCTGATCAAGCGGATGTAGAGGGTCACTGGTAG
- a CDS encoding Mrp/NBP35 family ATP-binding protein has product MNQNENLDQALEQIDLEKNLNRIKYKILVLSGKGGVGKSTVSANLALSLALNGNKVGLLDVDFHGPSIPRLMGLEGRQVDMKNDKLVPVNFSENLKVLSLGMLVQSRDAVIWRGPMKMGAIKQMLKDVEWGDLDYLIFDSPPGTGDEPLSVVQLVKNATGAVVVTTPQALSTSDVRRSIQFCEKLNLPVLGVIENMSGFVCPSCGATHDIFKTGGGESMSREMNVAFLGKIPIEPQIVQASDEGKPYVYHYGKSETAQSFLSIVEQLVEKIKGAKT; this is encoded by the coding sequence ATGAATCAGAATGAAAATCTGGATCAAGCACTGGAACAGATTGATCTTGAAAAAAATTTAAATCGTATCAAGTATAAAATTCTTGTTCTCTCCGGAAAGGGAGGAGTGGGCAAGAGCACTGTATCAGCGAATCTCGCACTGTCCCTAGCGTTGAACGGCAATAAAGTGGGACTGCTTGATGTGGATTTCCATGGCCCAAGCATTCCCCGATTAATGGGACTGGAAGGGCGTCAGGTGGACATGAAAAATGATAAACTGGTACCGGTTAATTTTTCGGAAAATCTCAAAGTCTTATCTTTGGGCATGCTCGTGCAGAGCCGGGATGCTGTGATCTGGCGCGGTCCTATGAAGATGGGTGCGATTAAGCAAATGCTCAAAGATGTGGAATGGGGTGATCTGGATTATCTGATTTTTGATTCGCCTCCCGGAACCGGTGATGAGCCTTTATCCGTTGTTCAGCTGGTGAAAAATGCCACCGGCGCTGTTGTTGTGACCACACCCCAGGCTCTTTCCACATCCGATGTGCGTCGATCGATCCAATTTTGCGAAAAACTCAACTTGCCGGTCCTCGGTGTTATTGAAAATATGAGCGGTTTTGTCTGTCCATCCTGCGGCGCCACTCATGATATTTTCAAAACCGGAGGCGGTGAGAGTATGTCCAGGGAAATGAATGTCGCCTTTTTGGGGAAAATACCGATTGAGCCGCAAATTGTGCAGGCCAGTGATGAGGGCAAGCCCTATGTCTATCATTACGGCAAATCTGAAACGGCTCAATCATTTCTATCTATTGTTGAACAACTTGTTGAAAAGATTAAAGGAGCCAAGACATGA
- a CDS encoding NifB/NifX family molybdenum-iron cluster-binding protein, producing the protein MNQKKLVKYAVPVVSGKLSMHFGHCEQFAVIEYDMTEKKIVSRNDHTPPPHEPGVLPRWLHELGADVIIAGGMGNRAQMLFEQNGIKVVTGAMATDPEQLVRDFAGGVLETGENMCSH; encoded by the coding sequence ATGAATCAGAAAAAATTAGTCAAATACGCGGTGCCTGTGGTAAGCGGTAAATTGAGTATGCATTTCGGGCATTGCGAACAGTTTGCTGTGATTGAATATGATATGACTGAAAAAAAGATCGTTTCCCGCAACGACCACACCCCACCGCCGCATGAGCCGGGAGTTTTGCCGCGTTGGCTGCACGAACTGGGCGCTGATGTGATTATTGCCGGTGGAATGGGGAATCGGGCGCAAATGCTGTTTGAACAGAATGGCATCAAAGTTGTAACGGGTGCTATGGCTACCGACCCGGAACAACTGGTCCGGGATTTTGCAGGCGGTGTTCTTGAAACGGGTGAAAACATGTGCAGTCATTAA
- a CDS encoding ATP-binding protein has product MKELVIISGKGGTGKTTVTGSFAALAENAVLADADVDAANLHVLMRPVVQEKHTFSGGKQAWIDPQLCNPCGRCTEVCRFDAITGDFQVDPVACEGCGVCVWNCPLQAIQFNSRENGEWYFSKTRFGPAVHAKLGIAEENSGKLVTLVRQKAKMIAEENKHDLLIVDGPPGTGCPVIAAIGGASYLLIVTEPTLSAIHDMKRVIGMAEHFDVPTGICINKYDLQEELTKSIRNFCEQKEIPILGTIPFDPGIVHAQVNAQTPVEIGNSELETVFRSLWKNTIKELNAV; this is encoded by the coding sequence ATGAAAGAACTTGTCATTATAAGCGGTAAGGGCGGTACCGGAAAAACCACTGTCACCGGTTCTTTTGCAGCGCTGGCAGAGAATGCAGTTTTAGCAGATGCAGATGTGGATGCCGCAAATCTACATGTGCTAATGCGTCCTGTCGTTCAGGAAAAGCATACTTTTTCCGGTGGAAAACAGGCGTGGATTGATCCGCAACTCTGCAACCCATGCGGACGTTGCACTGAGGTCTGTCGGTTTGATGCAATTACCGGGGATTTTCAGGTGGATCCTGTTGCCTGCGAAGGCTGCGGTGTCTGTGTCTGGAATTGTCCGCTCCAGGCTATACAGTTCAATTCCCGGGAAAATGGAGAATGGTATTTTTCTAAAACGCGTTTTGGTCCTGCTGTACATGCAAAATTGGGAATTGCTGAGGAGAATTCCGGGAAACTGGTAACGCTTGTACGACAAAAGGCTAAAATGATTGCAGAGGAAAACAAACATGATCTGTTGATAGTTGACGGCCCTCCGGGCACGGGATGTCCGGTTATCGCAGCCATAGGCGGAGCCTCTTATCTGCTAATTGTCACAGAACCGACACTTTCGGCCATTCACGATATGAAGCGGGTGATTGGCATGGCTGAGCATTTTGATGTCCCGACGGGAATCTGCATCAATAAATATGATTTGCAGGAGGAGCTTACAAAAAGCATCAGAAATTTCTGCGAGCAAAAAGAAATCCCGATATTGGGAACCATTCCATTCGATCCGGGTATAGTTCATGCTCAAGTCAATGCACAGACTCCTGTTGAAATTGGAAATTCAGAACTGGAGACTGTATTTAGATCTTTGTGGAAAAATACAATTAAGGAATTAAACGCTGTTTAA
- a CDS encoding ATP-binding protein, with product MFKKIAVASGKGGTGKTFVATNLAVSLSRQHIKTRLLDCDVEAPNSNLFIHAEWTNSEPVNILVPQVDQDKCNLCGNCHKVCEFNAIGVFGSSVLVFNELCHGCGGCRLACPENAIREVDYPTGVCHYGFAKDLNIVSGELNIGEAKAPPVIAAVKKHIAADEIAIIDAPPGTSCPVVETVRDVDYVILVTEPTPFGYNDLKLSVNLLRKLEKRFGVIINRSTLGDDRVEEFCLEHEIDILAKIPYSRTIAQAYATGKLVIEMDEFKNTFTDIYQAIETRI from the coding sequence ATGTTCAAGAAGATTGCAGTTGCCAGCGGTAAAGGTGGAACCGGAAAAACTTTTGTAGCAACAAATTTAGCTGTGTCTTTATCCAGACAGCACATCAAGACCCGATTGCTGGATTGTGATGTAGAAGCACCCAACAGCAATTTATTTATCCACGCAGAGTGGACAAACAGTGAACCGGTCAACATATTAGTTCCCCAGGTGGATCAGGATAAATGCAATTTGTGCGGGAATTGTCACAAGGTTTGTGAATTTAATGCGATTGGTGTCTTTGGCTCAAGCGTGCTGGTTTTTAATGAATTGTGTCATGGATGCGGCGGCTGTAGGTTGGCTTGTCCTGAGAATGCAATTCGGGAAGTAGATTATCCGACCGGAGTATGCCATTATGGGTTTGCGAAAGATCTGAATATTGTCAGCGGTGAATTGAATATCGGAGAGGCCAAAGCGCCACCTGTGATTGCTGCTGTAAAGAAACACATCGCTGCGGATGAGATAGCGATCATCGATGCACCGCCCGGCACGTCATGTCCGGTTGTCGAAACAGTTCGGGATGTTGATTATGTTATATTGGTGACCGAACCAACTCCTTTCGGGTATAATGATTTAAAGTTGTCTGTGAATCTTTTGCGCAAATTAGAAAAACGTTTCGGTGTCATCATCAATCGTTCCACTTTGGGAGATGACAGGGTGGAGGAATTTTGCCTTGAACATGAAATAGATATATTGGCGAAAATTCCCTATAGCCGTACTATTGCTCAGGCTTATGCAACCGGAAAACTGGTGATAGAGATGGATGAATTTAAAAATACATTTACAGATATTTATCAAGCAATTGAAACTCGGATTTAA
- a CDS encoding DUF5050 domain-containing protein translates to MIYNSEGLLYNFDLLTYCTDRLETAFATNNNNDHVLSFDGKKLGISHHSDEHDGQSIIYTLPASGGTPKQITEKGPSYLHGWSPDEKYLIYTAERNGQYDIYRISVDTKQEEQLTDTPTLDDGSEFTPNGDYIYFNSNRTGTMQIWRMRPDGSEEEQITFDEYNDWFPHISPDGKYIIFLSYRPEIESGDHPFYKHVYLRMMSVNRKEPNIVAYVYGGQGTMNVPSWSPDGNYVAFISNTKLFK, encoded by the coding sequence TTGATCTATAACAGTGAAGGACTGCTTTATAATTTTGACCTGCTGACCTATTGTACGGATAGACTGGAAACCGCATTTGCCACGAACAATAATAACGACCATGTGCTCTCGTTTGACGGTAAAAAACTGGGGATCAGTCATCACAGTGACGAACATGATGGACAGTCCATTATATACACCCTGCCTGCCTCGGGCGGAACACCGAAACAGATCACAGAGAAAGGCCCCTCGTATCTACACGGATGGTCGCCGGATGAAAAATATCTGATCTATACGGCGGAACGCAATGGACAGTATGATATTTACAGAATTTCTGTGGATACCAAACAGGAAGAGCAATTAACTGATACACCAACTCTGGATGATGGCTCCGAGTTTACACCAAATGGTGATTATATATACTTTAATTCCAACCGCACCGGCACCATGCAGATTTGGCGAATGCGCCCAGATGGAAGTGAAGAAGAACAGATCACCTTTGACGAGTACAATGATTGGTTTCCACATATCTCACCAGACGGAAAATATATTATTTTTCTTTCTTATAGGCCTGAAATCGAATCGGGAGACCATCCTTTTTACAAACACGTCTATTTGCGTATGATGTCTGTTAACCGGAAAGAACCAAACATTGTTGCTTATGTCTATGGCGGTCAGGGAACGATGAATGTACCGAGCTGGTCTCCGGATGGTAACTATGTGGCTTTTATCAGTAATACCAAACTGTTTAAATAA
- a CDS encoding AMP-binding protein — protein sequence MADYKNKTIVDLLNDRIPRNPDQSALSFVGEDPLSYSELDNGIAALAQFLNSEGIKPGDRVALLSENSPYWGMCYLSVVSIGAVIVPILPDFHKSEVHHILRNSEARIMFISSKLFHKIEDADFKSVKRIVVVDDESLEHTKIKTLKLSELNTSENTQKGNKLRQNTKIHPDDLMEILYTSGTTGHSKGVMLTHKNIVSNIFAGLNALPITEKDTLLSILPLAHSYECSMGFLAAFYGGATIYYIQGPPTGPIVLSAVAQVNPTIILSVPLIMDKIYKKKVLPQINAKAYSKMMYRMKATRGLVAKIAGKKLKESFGGNLRVMVFGGAAMPPEVEDFLIEADFSFICGYGLSETAPLLTVSPEGQHKRRSAGKIVMDVTCRIDDPDPDTGVGEIVVQGPNIMKGYYKNEEETQKTFSKDGWLITGDRGYLDSDNYLFIKGRSKNLIVGPSGENIYPEEIEYHLSQNPFVLEPLVYEKDGRIVARVFLDYDSIDQELHTSNMEQSEASKRIQSLLEDLRQEVNGKVAAYSRIHRIIEQQEEFIKTPTKKIKRYLYRE from the coding sequence TTGATTTGCTAAATGACAGGATCCCCAGAAATCCTGATCAGAGTGCTCTGTCGTTTGTCGGGGAAGATCCTTTGTCATACTCTGAATTGGATAACGGAATTGCTGCCCTGGCGCAGTTCCTAAACTCCGAGGGGATTAAACCGGGGGATCGGGTGGCGTTGTTGAGTGAAAACAGCCCCTACTGGGGAATGTGTTATTTGTCAGTGGTCTCAATCGGTGCTGTTATTGTGCCTATTCTTCCTGATTTTCACAAATCCGAGGTGCATCATATTCTCCGGAATTCTGAAGCCAGGATAATGTTCATTTCTTCAAAGCTGTTTCACAAGATCGAAGATGCTGATTTCAAGTCCGTTAAACGTATTGTTGTTGTCGATGATGAATCTTTAGAACATACTAAAATAAAAACATTAAAATTATCCGAACTCAACACCTCTGAAAATACCCAAAAGGGAAACAAGCTGCGCCAGAATACAAAAATTCATCCCGATGATCTCATGGAAATCCTTTATACCTCCGGCACCACCGGCCATTCCAAAGGTGTCATGCTCACGCATAAAAATATTGTTTCAAATATTTTTGCGGGTTTGAACGCCTTGCCCATTACGGAAAAGGACACGCTGTTGTCCATTCTGCCACTCGCTCATTCCTACGAATGCTCGATGGGGTTTCTTGCGGCATTTTATGGCGGTGCCACTATTTACTATATCCAAGGACCCCCCACAGGACCCATCGTTTTATCAGCTGTTGCTCAAGTCAATCCCACTATTATATTGTCTGTACCTCTGATTATGGACAAAATATATAAAAAGAAAGTGCTGCCGCAAATCAATGCCAAAGCCTATTCAAAAATGATGTATAGAATGAAGGCGACCCGTGGACTTGTTGCAAAGATTGCCGGAAAAAAACTCAAAGAATCCTTTGGTGGTAATTTGCGCGTGATGGTCTTCGGAGGTGCAGCTATGCCTCCTGAAGTGGAAGATTTTCTTATTGAAGCTGACTTTTCTTTTATTTGCGGCTACGGTCTCTCTGAAACGGCTCCTTTGCTCACTGTCAGTCCAGAAGGACAACATAAACGCCGATCCGCAGGAAAAATTGTCATGGACGTGACCTGTAGAATCGATGATCCCGATCCGGATACAGGCGTCGGAGAAATCGTTGTTCAGGGTCCGAATATTATGAAAGGCTATTACAAAAACGAAGAAGAAACACAAAAAACGTTTTCTAAAGACGGATGGTTGATTACAGGAGACCGCGGATATCTTGATTCTGATAATTATTTATTTATCAAGGGCCGATCAAAAAATCTCATCGTAGGACCGAGCGGCGAAAATATATATCCTGAAGAAATTGAATATCATTTATCTCAGAATCCATTTGTACTTGAACCTCTGGTTTATGAAAAAGACGGCCGTATCGTTGCCCGTGTTTTTCTTGATTATGATTCGATCGACCAGGAATTGCACACATCGAATATGGAACAATCAGAAGCTTCCAAGCGCATCCAGTCGCTTCTGGAAGACCTGAGACAAGAAGTGAATGGCAAAGTCGCGGCTTATTCACGTATTCATCGCATTATCGAACAGCAGGAAGAGTTTATAAAAACACCCACCAAAAAGATTAAACGATATTTGTACAGGGAATAA
- a CDS encoding helix-turn-helix transcriptional regulator — MNQDCNCPKRRQARWLEASILYLLWEKPAHGYELMAALPHLGFMDQDADAGAVYRTLRHLEKFGYVISEWDTSGAGPAKRLYKLTKSGNEHLHVWRAIIQKRLKSLEAFAEKLNQLKGEHDENSDTMPKQAKGYVD; from the coding sequence ATGAATCAAGATTGTAATTGTCCCAAACGCAGACAGGCGCGCTGGCTTGAGGCGTCGATTTTGTACTTGTTGTGGGAAAAACCGGCACACGGGTACGAGCTTATGGCAGCTTTGCCTCATCTGGGCTTTATGGATCAAGATGCCGATGCCGGCGCGGTTTATAGAACGCTGCGCCATCTTGAGAAATTCGGATATGTTATTTCAGAATGGGATACCTCGGGCGCCGGACCTGCAAAACGTTTGTACAAATTAACAAAAAGTGGAAATGAGCATTTGCATGTCTGGCGAGCCATTATTCAAAAACGGCTCAAAAGTCTGGAAGCATTTGCAGAAAAGTTAAACCAGCTAAAGGGAGAACATGATGAAAATAGCGATACCATGCCAAAACAGGCAAAGGGATACGTTGATTGA